The Pyrus communis chromosome 8, drPyrComm1.1, whole genome shotgun sequence region tcttcctcttttcttccttgggttttgtcaaattttcaaatgatgtgtctgtccacatcagatgccatcTAAGATGATATagaaatatggtatgaatatcaTTCCTCATTCTAACTTGAAAACTATCGCATAAACTCTTAATTTGATATACACTAAAAACAAAGAGTTGTAAAAATTGGAGTAGAattctctcccttctttttttctctccccttccctactatttgaacggtcacggttaagtcacgtcaacatcttatattaattttttataacaacaagataaagacaaaataagagaatgtaAGAGGATAAGATGGAAGGGGATGAAAAGAGAAGTGAAGAGAATCATAATCCGTAAAAATTTGAATATCATTTAAAATCATATCATTTGTTTCCAAGAACTTGTCCAATCTCCATCCCTTCGATGGTTTTCAATAATGAATGTTTTAAAGAATAAAATTGTAGAGAATCTCATTCCAAGAATCTGGGACTCCACAAAGACACCAATGACTACAATCCATTCCTGTGCGGCCTGCCAACCCATAAATTGAAGGATGTCCATCCTTGCGCAGGAGTGAGAGGTTTGTTATATCTAGCAATGTCACGGGCTTTTTTATTGTGCTTAACACATTCTTCAGCACACCCAGAGCTGGTGGTAAAGCTCCTGGATAGATCGACTCAAGCAAAGGCTCCTTCTGCCCTACACAACTTCTTGCCCTTGGTTCATGCCATTCACTGCCactacaattaaaattaagaaaagaaaataagagacTACTAATTTGATTGATGTCTTGGGAACAAACTTCATAAACAAGTTTTCAAAACAAATTATTCGAAAATTATAACAGTGATATcaactaattaaaaaagttaaaactaTTGTGTTATATTTCACCcaaaaattgaattcaattcATAAGGCTGTTATTTGACACTTCAAACTAATCATTTTAGGTTCACTCCtctttaatgaaaatataatgaAATTGGAGTAGAAAGAGTGTTACGAGTATATGATAACTTTTTTGGAGTGCTGCAATGATGATTAGCTTAGATTAGTAATATTAGGTAAGGAACTCACTTGTAATGAGAGGGAGAAATTCCTTGGAAGAAAACCATAGACTTCGCTGGATCAATGTTTAAATCCACCCATCCAGCCCAAGTCACGAGTGCCTGCTGAAAAGCAAGCAAGCGGTCAATGTCTTTGCTCATCTGACCTCCTACTTCAACATAATCCCATCTGCAAAATTATAGTAGTTAATTTGGTTTTACCTTTTAAATAcagttaaaattaaacaaaatatgaTTAAATATTATAGTAAATAATAGTTATAGACTTTACGGTTGGGAGGGTCCTCTACGATTCCACCAATGCCAAGTGTTGAAGATGAGCATATCAATATCCTTCCATAACTTGCCTCCCACAATTGAATCAAGCTTCAAGACCCTCCCAATCTTTTCTCTTACAATATCTACTAGATATACATTGCGGTCTAGCATCACTTTAACTTCATAATCCTGCAGGTATTGATTACAAATTTCACCATGTCATTTACCCAAAGGAAAATTGGGGCTGAATCACGTGCTTCGTGCTTGTAGGATCATGACAAAAGTTCATGTCAAGTAGTTGTCCAAGGGAACTGAAAGGTCAAATTAATTTCACACGagaccaaattaattaatttcacgTGAAGTAGTTGGTGGAAATAAAACTGATGAAAAGTCTAAGGGGAAttgtagtcaaattaggatttgatagtattttaatagattttaaaatttgagagtagtcaatgagattttaaaagatgattttaaaaaattttgaaatcatggtgtagtcaaattaagattttaaaggatttaaaAGAATACATCCAAATTCATGGGTAGTTgattaggattttaaaaagtCCTCAAAAGTCTAGATGTAGTGAAAATATCAAGGATTTGCTAGGATTTTAATGGGTGaaggattttgatggatttgatagtataaataataaatgtcaTAAACAATCCAACATTCACCCCTAGGATTTCATTTCAAGAACGAAAAATTCTATACGTAGAAGAGGAATAGTCTTCCCCATTTTTGGCCCTACCTAAGAACCCAGTGAGCAGCTCACCATCTATACATAACAGGTTTCCAAATCTGCATTTCTCTAACTTGCTTTCACTACCCCTCATCCCCCCCATGACCCACCCACTGCCATATTGGATGAACAATCCCATCCACCCACTACCAAAATGGGTTTGATTTTCGTGCTTTGCTTTTATTGGATGAACAATCCAATGTCGTTGCTGGTAAGGTTGCGATTAAAGCTTGTGAGTGTTTGTTGTTGCTCGAATCCAATACAAATCATGGATGCCATTGAATAAGGATGGACAGGTGAGTCACTCTTTGATTACTATGTATGCCAGGTGTGGTGAGTAGGTTTTTGCACGGAAAGTGTTTGATGACATTATTAAGAGGGATTTGGTTTCGTGGAATTCCATGACTTCTGTGTATTGCAAGATGGGGTGTGCTGGAGATGCGGTGGGGTTGTTCCGGGAAATGAGAGGTGATGGATTTGAGCCTAATGAAACGACTTTGGCAACAGTTCTTGAGCATGCGGGGACATGGGGGATTTGAGTTTGGGTActtgtgtgaagtgtgtttTGTAGTTGAGAAGAAATTGGAGATCAATTCATATGTAGGCTCTATGTTGATTGGCATGATAAAAATCCTAAGAAATTCATGAAAAAATCCAtacaaatccatataaatctgTAAGTGAAATCTATATAAATCTGTCAAAATCCATATAAGATTGTagaatctattaaaaaattttaaaatttgtcacttaaaaaagtttattaaaatacTCTAAAATCCAAGTTGACTACACCCTAAAGTGTTAGGATTGATGCTTTGCACTCACCTTACCAAATTTATGTGTGATTTGACTTCACTTAAATTAAGTTGGTTATCAACTAAACAACTATTATCATCTTCTGCTAAAAATTTAAGCGTATTATGTTATTAAATTGTCAGTTTTGACTACatatacaaataaaaatgtACCATTGAATGGTTTTATCAATTCATATATATCCTGACAACAACGTATCAGATTCTTTGATAGTAGAATTATTCTCATACAAATAAAAAGCAATGGCCAAAACAAAATGGAGACTTGACGTACCATGAATTCGAAGATAGATACATCGTTTACTCTTATCACATTATACTTAGCAGTTGGTACAGCTGAGTGAAGCATGCATGTCAAGGATTGCCATTGATTTCGGCTCAATGAATCTCCAACGAACATGATGCTCTTTCCTCTAAATCTTTCGAAGAAGTCAAGCGCATCAAATCTGAAAACAAGGTAGTACAAACATTAAGCTAGGTTCCCATAGGATAAACTATTATTCAGGTAAGACATGTAAATGCTAGATCAATAATGTTTTCATCCTATCAAATAGTTATGTTATATCACTACAGTATAAAATTATGTTTAGTGTCGATTGACATTTTAAGTACACAATATGCTTATGCATTCAACAATTATCAATATGGTCGTGGTGCCACTTGTGTACGCGGGTGTTAAAAGAAAGTGAAGTTAAACATAATCATTGTTCATCATGAATCGAGAGGGACCTCCGCGACAACTTACAACTCCACAATCCATATAGGCATACAGTTCAATGGCAGTAAACTGGCAGAAGGCTGCAGGTTCAATGCATGTAGATTTAGCATTGTTTTCTTTCGAGCAGGGTAGGTGATgaaatgtttaaatttatttattccaAATGTACTAACACGGAATTAAGAGTTAGGATTGCTGTTTACATGGAAATGccctaaaatttttttttgaggGTACAGTAATGTTTAAATTAATCCAAATTGTTTTGTAGTTATTATCAACATTCTTAATAAATCACTACTTTCATCTTTTTAATAGAAACTCTAATATAAAGTCTAGTTGTAATTCTCTTCATTTATAAATAAGAGATTTTAAATTTCCCTCCCGCTGATCATGAGTTTGAAATGATACTCCCGCTGATCATGAGTTCTTCACCAAGAGTTTAGTGAACTCCCGCTTTCCACCCATTTTCTTTCGATCAGATCTCcctcccccttctctctctctctctctctctctctctctctctctctctctctctctctctctctctcacatttaGGTCCAAAACAATTAAGTTGTAGTAAAattatgggtaaattacacaaaactatctCAATTATAGGTCAAATGACATtatcataccttatcttttaaaaatgacaatgtcatatctcTTCTTACGAATTTGTTTCAATATTAGACAtccgtcagtttttctattaaatgctgacatggctagAAACGGAACCCACTCACTaatttaactaaattaaaaaataattaaatgtatttttaataattaaatattaaaaattaaaatttaaaaaaaactaaacaaataaaaaatgaccTATGCGGGCCTTCCCTTTCCTCCACCCACACcaaccctttttcttcttctctttgacAGCCACCAAACCCTTCCCCACCCGTCCTCCCAAATCCAAGGACCACGCACTGCGAGATGCAGAGTCCAATCGCCGGTTGccgatcaccaccaccaccataaccGCTTCCCCTTTCTTCCCAAAGCTCTCCATCATAGCCTCCTTCCCCAATTGCGAGCCTTCCGTTCTCGTCACCGACAACGGCACATCCTCCTCAGGGCTCCAATCCTCTGCTTCGCAAGCCGACCATGCTCTTTCCAGCTCCATCGAGGTTGACGCCGTCACCGAAGCCGAGCTCCGGGAGAACGGATTTCTCTCCACCAGGCGCATTAAGCTCGGATGCACCATTGGTTCGGCCACCTCCGGATTCGACCAGATCGAGTCGCTCGCCGTCGGCGGCATGAACGTAGCGCATCAATATGTACTATATCTTTGAGGATGGTATAGATGAACCTGCTGATGACGGTGGAATGGTGTCTAAGCGGGCTGATGACAGTGGAATGGTGTTTTAATTTttcgaatttaaaattttagcgGATTGCACGTtgcccagagagagagagagagatggtggtggtgggggaaGGTTGGGGGGACGGGTGGGAAAGGGTTTGGTGGCTGTCGAAGAGGAGAAGAAAAATGGTTTGTGCAGGTGGAGGAAAGGGAAGACTCGCATCCTAtgccattttttatttgtttagtttttcaattttttaatatttaattgttaaaaatatatttaattattttttaatccagttggattagtgagtaGATCTCGTCTCTAGCCAtctcagcatttaacagaaaaattaattgaaaatttgacgGATGTTTGATATTGGAATAAATTTGtaagatgagatatgacattattattttttaaatataagatATGATAATGTTATTCGATTTTAGTTAagataattttatataatttattctAAAATCATCCTCGCTCTTTCTCTTAACCTAATCAtatgataattttattttatatcaaaCACGAATAACTGACATGACAACAATATGGCACCACCGATTCCCGTGAGCTCTAACACGtctttaataaataatttgattaattgtcACATGAGTAGAGGCCATATCATATGAGTGGGTGGGTGGACTATAAAAGTAGAAagaaataaactaataattctATCACCATCCGTGCCATCCCATTGCCAAGACAATCACAGCTCACACAAACCAAAAGGCGCAACTGTCACCAATGAAAGGCTGCGACCACCGACATTTCCATGCAGCCAAACATTTATATTTTTCAGGAAAATCATTGGGGGAGAGTCGCTTTATGTATTCACAGGGGCCACGGTCCCTCTTCCACAATTTTTGTTCTAAACAAAACATTGATATACTCTGTTCACAGGATGATTCCCGCCAGGAAGTATATAAATTAAGTTCATTTGTTTCAAATGTAAAAAAGGGACACACACAACTAGATCTAACTTTACTTTTCATATTTCgaaaaaattaccaaaacaaGTCATTTTCTTAGAATTAATTTGGAATGTGGGATTTCAAATGTAGACATTGTAATTCATGTATCCAAAATAAACAGaagaatttataaatttcatgaatttttatttttagtcacataaaatttgaacttaatATCAATAATATTGCAGCAAGCCAACAAGCCAACAACTAGGAAAACAATAAGCAATAATATTGCAGCAACAGAAAGCATTATAATAAGTAGAACAAGAgaaatcagagagagagagagagagagagagagagagagagagaggtgtgcACCTTGCTAAATCACAGTCATGTGGTTGCCATCTGTATTTCGTGTATATCTGATCGGGACGGCCATTCTTTTGGCAGGTAAACTCGTGCTCAATGAAGGGGCATGAGGAAGTATTGTAGAGGGGGTAGGACTGGTCCAAAACCCATCTccctttgaagaaatcacacGACGAAGACGATGATATTGATTCATCACTTCTTGCACCATTTGCTAATACTACCGCTTGGTAATCACAaacaacaaggaggaggagaacaGCTACACTCCTAGCGCAAAAACTACTATGAACCCAGAAACCCATGAGTCTTttctatagagagagagagagagagagagagagagagagagagagagagagaggggggttTATAAGAAATGATAATGGGATTAGAAACTCTTCTATCTATCTGCTCTTTATCTCTTATAGCTACTATATTTATGTCTTGTCTGTATATACGTGAGAGAGAGGATGGAAACTTATTGAGAAATTCAAATGATCTCCTTATGATACTTTCCCTCGTCAGCCTTCAATCAACGTCAATAAGGGAGAGCATCATGGGATTATTACTTACTTTGTACCAAATTATCAATTAGCTATGCAGTAGGGATTCTTGTAATTATATACACCTGTATTCTAGTACAATCAAAATTAATGCAATTGAAGTAAATTTCGAAACTTCCAAAACTACATTTaagatggtatcagagcccctCCTTGGCATAGATGTGGGTTTGATACGGTTATCGTACTAAAACTGTCATACTAATTACCATGCTAAACTTTTGATATGACAAAATTCATTACTATTACCATGCTAAAATTTGGGTATATCAAATTTCGATAAGCAAAATTTTTTGGTTGGCATGTTATAGTAATGGCAATGTCAttcttttaaagaaaaactaatgaggagcatttcaaaactttgagttttaaccaaaaatcatcatataactttatttaatgataatgacaagagaaattaagaaaaaaaacaaaaaaacaaaaaaacaaaacaaacctaaCTAAAGGCGCATGCAAAGAACACCCAACCAATCCTTCAGTTGCATAACCCTTTGACataatccaattatattttattcctctcaaattaaaatttcaaattgaagtgGGTTCCATTTGATTCAGAACCACATATGGGGCAGTATGGTTAGGAAGGAGTCGGTCTGGTGTGGGTTGGGATGGTTGGTGGTAGGGTGGGGCAACATTATTGACAACATCGTTGGACTCATCACCATTTTCTAGTAATGGTATTGAGCTATTAGCCATGCATGACTTTGACGGCGTGGACGTTGATCTCtatcatgttttttatttttattttttattttttatttttatatctttttatTGCATTCTGgtgaaagaaattgaaaatctGAGACGAGCATCTaccattaagtttcataaacagtgtcgtactgttaagttttataaacagtgcagtaccgttaagtttcataaacagagtaaaaagtttcataaacagtataGTAAGTTTCATAAGCAGTATAGTGagttcataaacagtgtagtaagttTCTTAAACAGTTTGTGTGAGGGCGCGCGGGTCCGTgcgttagttttttttttaaatattaaaattatatatttttcattaaaatataagttttttttttgtctttttttattaaaatttaagagtttttcattaaaatttaagcctttttcattaaataaaattataacatgattttttattaaaataaacttagtccaagctcaaatcttttttttttttttttttttttaattttataaatccTACTCAATGAAGCTTTTAGCCCAAAACGGTACAATTACCATACCATTACCAATTGGTACAAAATTTTAGCATAAAATTGATATGGTACGGTAATATGGTAAAATTTTCCACCTCTACCTGGGCTCTTGattctttacatttttttttctgctcCTTCTTCCTCCTAGAAGTTGGATGTTTCCTTTTCAAACGTGGGAGACAGGTTCAGATGCTAAGAGTGATTCCAAGGATTCCTTTGGCCAATTTTTCGCCATCATTCCAATTATTCCTGAACGATGCTTGTTTCTAAGCCTCTACCGGTGATAACTATGGCATTTGGTGTTGCTCCATGACGATTATGCTCAGTTCGAAAAACAAGTTAGTGCTCATAGATGGTACTATTGAAAAGCCAAATGCGAAGAAGACCATTGAACTTGCTCTTTGGCAAAGGTGTAACGACATGGTACTTACGTGGATTGTCAACGTCCTCGCATCCAACATAACGTCTAGTGTTGTGTATTTTAGGATTGCTGCAGATGTTTGGGAAGATTTCAAAAGAGAGGTTTTCGCagcaaaacatctcattcaacATGAAAGTTCACGCACCACTTGAAACCAACAACCAATCAATGTTTACTTCACCAAACTGAGGAGTTTATAGGATGAGATAGAGGTATGTCAGACGGTGGAAGCATGTTCTTGTGGTGCTGCCAAATCCCACGGTGAACAAGCGAAACTACAAAGGTGTTGTAGATTCTTATAAGCCTTGATGAGTCGTAAGGAGCGATTGTTGGTCATATTCTTCTAACGTAACCCTTCCATCCATCCATAAGATCTATTTCCTCTTGTATCAAGAAGAGAAACAATGAGGCATAGCCACTGTGCAAGCCTTGATTGAACCCGCAGCCATGGTGGTGCAGTCCTCACGCAATAATGGCCAGGGACGATTAGCGGAAACGCAAACCTCTCATCTGTTCGTACTGTGACCACGACCATCACACATTTGACACCTGGGTCATCATTTTCATGGCAAATCCGAAGAAACtgttggagtttgagaccctcttgtcccacattggtcaacaatattttttcactggcctttatataggcttattcctttttcttagtaattagaacttggatcATTTGGAAATagattgaaggcttgggccttatggttgtgtggattaggcttgatgattatactataatattaataattaatattaattaatcaagacatgGGCCTTGAGGCACTTGGACATGGGCCTTGAGGCACTTGGGGctaaggaattaaaattaatctgatcaattagttttaatttcgaattaagtttttaattaaattaattaaaaacattttgattaatagacacaactctttggaaagagttgtatctttttggaaagagttgtatagcttcagatacatccaaaaggtgtttgaagatgtatgaaagagcctatataactAGAGTCCTCATTTCCATCAAtcattatctttttcttctcttttgtcttccgtacaaaatttccagagagtaaacacacaaagcaattcgctagagttctataatccagtgcgggttgtagaattaggtagttgtatcctggtcgaacatacgttgtagaaccacaagcacacgagtggaacggaaatactgttcgatggacatagcgtttgcgctagcctctaccttcaattcattcaaattagtatcatattaattttttgtaattattgtgttattgcattctgtattgcaagtatttgtgaataataaagtataagtattttgattctgtatttctgttattttattgtttctaaattgttctccaacaaacACCAGTGATGGCGATTGCAAAAAGAAAGCCAAAGGTAGTAGGTCAAGCAGCGAATGGGTTTCATTAGCCAACAATATTCAATCCATAGGGTGTGCTGAAATGACGCCCAACCATATTCAAGAGCAGTACAGCAAATTTTATCGGTGTTATTGcattctgtattgcaagtatttgtgaataataaagtataagtattttgattctgtatttctgttattttattgtttctaaattgttctccaacaaacACCAGTGATGGCGATTGCAAAAAGAAAGCCAAAGGTAGTAGGTCAAGCAGCGAATGGGTTTCATTAGCCAACAATATTCAATCCATAGGGTGTGCTGAAATGACGCCCAACCATATTCAAGAGCAGTACAGCAAATTTTATCGGTGATGAGCCAGAAATTAAGCATGGAAAGCAAAGCCAATGCAATCACTGCTGCAGGTAGGACTCTAACGAATGGGTACTGGACAGTGGTGCAACAGACCATGAGTTAGGTTTTCCATTGGCCCAAGCAACATTTAAAACATCATTGCTTGTCGTGGCTTGACCTGATGGCACGCTGCTGGATTTTCATTGGGCACCCTTTTGgacaaaaataatacaaattatATGATCTTCACTCCAAACATAGTTTTACGAGTTGAGACGTTGTTTTCCACAAGGATGTGTTTCCCTATCATGGCTAAAAGGAATTGAATCCCCATTCAAACAACCATTATACACCCATGTTCAGTTTTTGCATTGAGCCTTCCTCACCATGCCATAAACTACATGACCGCACCAGTGCCTCACAAAATGCCGAGACACATCTTAATATTGCTCCTGATTATCAGCTCTTTAACATGCAGTCACTTGATGAGCACCATGCTGCTATCACGCAGCCTGATGATCAGCTCTATGCACGCAGCCTGATGATTAGCTATCTAACACGCAGTCACCCGATGAGTACCTTGTTGCTATCACAGCCTGATGATCATCTCTGTGACACGCAGCCTGATGATTAGCTCTCTGACATGCAACTTGCCACTCAACCTGCCTTTGCTCCCGCTTCTATCCCTCTCTGGGGATCTTGTCACCTTACAACTATGAAACTCAACGACTATGTTTGTCCTTCTCTTATGTTGCCCCCTCCCCTGCACATGCCCTCGTCTGCCCAGTTCTAGTACTAGACATccactttcaaattttttatcctACCAATAATTGTCGCCGCTATAGTCTGCCTTCATTTCTAGTTTTTCTACCATTGTGGACTCAACCACTTATGCAGAGGCGTGTAAAGATCCTAAATAACGTCAAGCCATGGATGACAAAATCCAAGCTCTAGAGGCTAGCAACACTTGGAGTATTACTCATTTGCCCCATGGTAAGGCATgtattggttgcaaatgggtctaCAAAGTCAAGTACAGATTTGATGGCAGTATTGAGtgctacaaagctcgtttggtcGCTAAGAGGTACACTTAGTTATAGGGTATTGATTATGATGATACATTTTCCCCTACTGCCAAACTGGTCACATTCTGCTGCCCTCTTACTCTTGATACTGCCTCTTCTTGGTCCCTACATTATCTGGATGTTCATAATGCCTTCCTTCATGGTGATCTCATGGAGGAAATATACATGGCCCCGCCTTCTAATCTTAGCCGACAGGAGGAGAATTTGGTACGTCGCCTCAATAAATCGCTTTATGGTTTAAAGCA contains the following coding sequences:
- the LOC137743637 gene encoding protein trichome birefringence-like 41 isoform X1, which encodes MGFWVHSSFCARSVAVLLLLVVCDYQAVVLANGARSDESISSSSSCDFFKGRWVLDQSYPLYNTSSCPFIEHEFTCQKNGRPDQIYTKYRWQPHDCDLARFDALDFFERFRGKSIMFVGDSLSRNQWQSLTCMLHSAVPTAKYNVIRVNDVSIFEFMDYEVKVMLDRNVYLVDIVREKIGRVLKLDSIVGGKLWKDIDMLIFNTWHWWNRRGPSQPWDYVEVGGQMSKDIDRLLAFQQALVTWAGWVDLNIDPAKSMVFFQGISPSHYNGSEWHEPRARSCVGQKEPLLESIYPGALPPALGVLKNVLSTIKKPVTLLDITNLSLLRKDGHPSIYGLAGRTGMDCSHWCLCGVPDSWNEILYNFIL
- the LOC137743637 gene encoding protein trichome birefringence-like 41 isoform X2 — protein: MFVGDSLSRNQWQSLTCMLHSAVPTAKYNVIRVNDVSIFEFMDYEVKVMLDRNVYLVDIVREKIGRVLKLDSIVGGKLWKDIDMLIFNTWHWWNRRGPSQPWDYVEVGGQMSKDIDRLLAFQQALVTWAGWVDLNIDPAKSMVFFQGISPSHYNGSEWHEPRARSCVGQKEPLLESIYPGALPPALGVLKNVLSTIKKPVTLLDITNLSLLRKDGHPSIYGLAGRTGMDCSHWCLCGVPDSWNEILYNFIL